In one Brevibacillus composti genomic region, the following are encoded:
- a CDS encoding TIGR03826 family flagellar region protein, protein MSLGQLSNCTRCDALFVQTVREICPKCYQEVEKEYEACAKYLRKRENRGANIYRVSEDTGVSIKQITKFIKEGRISIEGSPALGYPCESCGFLIRSGNLCDSCLRSLQHDITQQSELDRRLEEQRRESLAQAAAYKRRAKSDE, encoded by the coding sequence ATGTCCCTGGGCCAGCTTTCCAACTGCACAAGGTGCGACGCTCTGTTTGTACAAACTGTTCGTGAGATATGCCCCAAATGCTACCAGGAAGTGGAGAAAGAATACGAAGCCTGCGCAAAGTATCTGCGCAAGCGCGAAAACCGGGGCGCCAACATTTATCGGGTGAGTGAAGACACAGGTGTAAGTATTAAGCAGATCACCAAGTTTATTAAAGAAGGGCGAATCTCTATCGAGGGAAGCCCTGCGCTCGGCTATCCCTGCGAGAGCTGCGGCTTCTTGATTCGCAGCGGCAATCTTTGTGATTCCTGCCTGCGCAGCCTGCAGCATGACATTACCCAGCAGAGCGAATTGGACCGCCGACTGGAAGAACAAAGAAGGGAAAGTCTCGCTCAGGCCGCCGCTTATAAAAGAAGGGCGAAATCTGACGAATAG